The following nucleotide sequence is from Apium graveolens cultivar Ventura chromosome 4, ASM990537v1, whole genome shotgun sequence.
GAATAAATTTGATATTTCGATTCCCGTTAATCAGACTCATCAAAATAAACACGCCAGGTATTAATTAAAAGCTAAAATTGAGATTCTAAATATATAGTTATTACTTATATATCCCATTAATGAAATATGTATTGGGCTGTAATCACAGATAAATTCGGGGTATAATTAATTGAATGAAAGAAATTAACAAAATCTTAAGAAAATCAAGCTTGTTGATTTACAGCGTAGGGCCCCACAATAAAATTGAAAAGAAGGCACCACTCCACTACTGcctagaaaaataaaaaaaaaaggtACAGAGCTCCCTCAAATAGGAACCAACCGTtgcaaaattcaaaaatctcCCCCTCTTTCCTACACAAAAACTCAATAATACACAATCCATTCAAATAAATTTGTCTTAACAAACATCATCTCTGTAGGCCATTACTCAATGTCTCAAACACCAGATCAGCGCAAGGTTGGATTGGGCGGCGTGGCTCCATCTCCGTTGCCTTTTCTTACGCCTCGCCCTGATAGGAGGCGACTTGGAGATCCTAGAGGCATTATTGATTGGAATTCTAATCGTGAACTTAATGTTCAAGTCATTCTCAGATGCAGGTACTCCCCCtcctttttattatttttataaaatttcgttcatttttcattagatttttttatatatatttttcgcAAAATTAAATGACTATTAAGTAACCGAATATTGACTATGAATTTATCGAGTTTTTGCAATAAATTGTTTAGTAACTACATTCGAACTAGTTACAAGTACAAAGGCAGATTTGTACTATCAAAGATTCGATCAATCAATGTTTAATTTTTGCAAATGTTTTTCTTGTTGGATTTATGTGTTTTTTTCTATTCGGAAAGTATATTTTGTATGTCTATTTGATTTATTGTCGAATATATTAAATTCGATGTCTTATTATTGCAATATATTTTGTATGTTCAATTTATGTACATAGAGGATTTAAACCTCAGATTCTCACTGGATCCTCCCACTGACTTTTTTATTACATTAAATATGAATTGTTTGTTTAAATCTTTATATTTTTAGGCCGTTAAGCGAAGATGATCAGAGGTCGAATGTGCCAATGGTGGTGGCATGTAATGAACATCGAAGAGAAGTTTCTATTTCACAGAATGTAGCTAATAGGCAAGTGGACAAGGTTTTTACTTTTGACAAGGTAACATACTTATCCCTTTGTTGTTCATATAAGTTCTGTGGTTATTTATTCGAATAAATATCACATCTTAATTTTTCTTTGGTTGCATGTTAGGTCTTTGGACCCAAAGCGCAACAACGATCTATATATGATCAAGCTATATCCCCAATTGTAAATGAGGTCCTTGAGGGTTTCAATTGCACTGTATTTGCATATGGGCAAACAGGTACCGGTAAAACATTTACGATGGAAGGAGGGATGAGAAACAAGGTATTTTAGAACTTAGTTGCTTTGATGGTTTGTTCCTTCAATCACAGCCATTAAGTTCTAAGAGCTGACACCGGAAACTTACCATGTTTGGTGTGTTTTTTAGAGTGGAGAACTGCCTGCTGAGGCTGGCGTTATTCCAAGAGCAGTACGTCAGATTTTTGATACACTGGAGGGTCAAAATGCTGACTACAGCATGAAGGTGACATTTTTGGAACTCTAtaatgaagaaataactgatcTATTGGCTCCTGAAGACTGTTCAAGATCTTTTGGGGAGAGTACAAAGAAGACTGTTTCTTTAATGGAAGATGGGAAAGGTTGTGTGCTTCTCAGAGGCCTTGAAGAAGAAGCTGTATATAGTGCAAATGAGATATATAACCTTTTGGAACGAGGGGCTGTGAAAAGGCGGACAGCAGATACCTTGTTAAACAAACGCAGCAGGTAGAAAGTTGTCTGTATATCTGATAACAGCCTTGTTGACGCATCTGCTGAAACTTAAGTACTATTTCTGTTGCAGTCGATCTCATTCTGTATTTACCATAACTGTCTATGTCAAAGAAGCAACAGTTGGAGGTGAAGAACTCATAAAATGTGGAAAGCTTAATCTTGTTGATTTAGCAGGATCAGAGAATATTTCTCGCTCCGGTTCTCGTGAGGTAATATAACACCTGCATCATCTATGAAATTTGCAAATTTGTTTTCTTGTCAAGCGTTGTATAGATAGTTATGCTACTGTAATATTAAAAAATGTTTATCGGTAATTTTTCTGTTTAAAAACTTATTGTAATTTAATGTTGTGTTTAATTAGCTGAGTCGACTGCACAACTAAATTTAGCATGATCCAGTCATACATCTTTACAGATTAAGGCCTGGTAAAGTTACTATAATTAAAAATTATCAGTTCACATAAAATTTAAGGTTGTTACTTCTGTTTAGCATAATTCTTAATTTTAACACAACTAAACTCCTAAATTACTCTTTGTAGTTCTCTTTCTTTCATTAAATAGGGAGGTTCTTAAATTTTGGAATTCACAAGGAAAATAGTGTCGAAGGCATGATATTTAGACAAATCTATCTTTTTAGTGATTGTAATTATAAGCTATAAACGAATAGTTCtatatatctatatctatgtatattatatatatatatatatataatattcttAATTCTACCATCTTAAAAGCTCATAAGTGAATACAGTAAAAAGCTGATGTGCAGGAAGGGGTTGAAGTGGTAAAGACAAATTCCTACTATTGTGTTATGCCGTTATCTGACCTAGTTTCTAAAAATGGTGCAGAGTCGTGCAAGGGAAGCTGGAGAAATAAACAAGAGCTTACTTACTTTGGGTCGCGTCATAAACGCGCTGGTTGAACATAGTGTTCATGTACCCTATAGGTGTGTGTAATAAAGCACATCTTAACCTCTGTAATAAAGGAAATGCCTTATGTTTGCATTTTCCATGTCACATTTTGCAGGGATAGTAAGCTCACAAGGCTGCTGAGAGATTCACTGGGAGGAAAAACTAAAACTTGCATCGTAGCAACTATTTCTCCATCTGCCCATTGCTTAGACGAAACATTGAGCACACTAGATTATGCACATCGTGCTAAAAACATAAAGAACAAGCCAGAGGTCAACATTGCTATTTTTGCTTCCTTTAAGTTTTCTTTCTGTTTTATCCTTCTTACTGGAAGAAGTCCACCTTTGCAGGCAAATCAGAAAGTATCCAAAGTTTTGCTGCTTAAGGATTTGCATATGGAAATTGACCGAATGAGACAAGGTTTGAGTGACATTAAAGCCTTCATTTccatttttatttttgttttgtgATATAAGTTTCACACTTGACAGTCTATGTATTTGAATTGAAATAGATGTCAGAGCAGCAAGGGAAAAGAATGGTGTTTACATTCCACATGAAAGATTCACACAGGATGAAGCTGAAAAGAAGGTATCCTTTCATAGACATACACAAACAGTAATGAAAGCTATAATTCTGTAAATCAGATGTTCGGATTATCCAAATTTCTTTCTGTTGGACAAGTCACCGTCATGCAGAGTTTTTTTCATCGTCAACTACATGAAAAAAATCAGTTagtaaatattatttatatactatgTTTTTAAAAGGAACTTCTTTCCTCTGTCTTTAGGTTGTACAGTAGATGAACAAAAAATGATTTGTTGCACTGTTTTGCAGGCTAAGAGCGAGAAAATAGAGCAGTTGGAGATTGATCTCAACATCAGTGAAAAGGTGCAACTTGATTTCTTCATACTGTTCTATAAATACATATATTATCTTTTATCAATTTCTTAGAAGAGAGATATTGCTGATGTTGCAGCAAGTTGGAAAATTTCGTGAACTATATTTTAATGAGCAAAAGCAAAGACTAAACTTTGAAAATGAGCTTAGGGATTGCAAGGTATGTATAAGGAGAAAAGTTGTGTCTACACAATTATTAAATGTTTCAAGTATTTTTCATGATcaatttttcatttttttgtcCAATATGATTTTCAGATAAATCTAGAAAACAGTAACAAAGTTTTGCAAGAAGTTCAAGAAAACCACCGAAAGGCCATTTCAATGCTGAAGGAAAAGGAGTTAATTATTTCTAAGCTGTTGCATTCAGGTAGACGGCAAAGTTGTAATTATGTATCAGGTGTCTTCTTCATCATGTATCTATTCTGAgcaatgtaattttttttaatttgtaaCAGAAAATTCTCTTGTTGAAAGTGCAAAAGATTTGCGGGCCAATTTGCAAAATGCGTCCGAAGATATATCTAGTTTGTATTCGAAAATAGGTATAGTTatcttttcttctttgattgATTTATTTCGTATGCTAGACTCTGACTAAATATTATATATTTGTCCTAAGAGTTTAATATTTCTAGAGAAAGGAGCAACAGAGGATGTGGGCACAAGGCTGCTCCTTCTTCCTCCCACTCTCCTTTCTTTAATCCAAAGCTAGAGCAATCAAAGCCTTCATGACCTGACCTCCCCTGGTAGGATGATATTCCCAGTGAACTGTTTTCGTACCCAAACCAACATAGGTGCTTCTACTCATAACTCCTAAAGTAGTAACTTATATTATGAAACCAAATTGGGATAATCACTTTACAACTCTTGCGTTGCTAAACTCGCGAATCGTGATGACTTTTTCTCATAGTTTCGTGTGATCCTCCTATCTCTGCTATGCTTGCGACTTGAACTTATCTGTAGGGCTCGCAGCCAGCAAATAACATATAAAAGAGCAGTTAATGATCAATCCTTAAAATAATGAAAACATGTTCAGCTACGTAAACTTTCTGCTTTAGTTTGAAATGGTTTATTACTCTGATCTTAAATAACTAAATAAGTTTATCTACATTTGCCTGTGGGATCTGTGTGATACGTAAGAATTCAGATGTGCTCATGCGTGTTATTAGAGAACCTTTTCCCAGTACTGAGCATATACAAGTTTAGAGTTTTTCCATGCATATGTAAGTGCGAGACGAATATAATTTCAATTTGATGCGTGAAACTAACCAGAACAATATTTTGTAGATAAAAAAAGCAGGCTCGAGGTAGAAAATCAAGGATTGCTTCTAGCATTTGGTTCCCAGCTTGATCACAGCTTGAAAAATTTGCACAAAACCATTCTTGGTTCAGTTTCTCAACAGCAACAGGAACTAAAATGCATGGATGAGCATTTTGACTCATTTCTTGCTAGTAAATCTGATGTAAGAAATAAGTGCTAGTGTGCTTGCTTAATTTAAGATTTTTCGCTTATATTCAGCTAATTAATTCTATTCTCATAACCTTCCAGGTTGCCCAGGCTTTAGAATCAAAGATTGCAAAAATGTCCAATATATGTACCTCAGGTGTGGCAATTTTAAAAGAGCTTGTTGAAACAATGCAAATGAAATCTAATTCCAGTCTGGAGCAGATGATTTGTACAATATCAGTCCAAGCAGCTTCAGCTGAGAAGGTATTAGCAAACATATTTAAATGATAATACTAATGAAAGTAGGTAAAGGACTAATAATAAAGTTCGTGCACCAGTTTCTTAGTACTGCAGTTTTGGAAGCCAAGGATGTCAAGAGTGAGATTTTGAACTCGTTAAGTGAGCAAAGGCTGCTGTTGGCTGATTCTGCTCAAAAGGAGGAAGAGGTAGGCACATTGTTTTTTAGCAGATATATGGTCGAGTTTCATTTCTTGGATTCAAGTGCTCAACTCTATATTTTTGGATGTATAGCGACTGCATCGAGCTTTGGTTTCAGCACGAGGAATTTCAGGAGCAACAGTTGATTTCTTTAGTGACGTCAGTAGCCATGCTTCAAATCTGGCCGAAATGCTTGAGCAAAGCCAAATATATAAATCTAATCAACTAGCAGAGTTTGTTAAGATGTTCAAGGTCAGCAAAGTAGTAGTTTGTTACTTTTGTTTGAGTCAGTTGATACTTGATACTAATAATAAGTCGTCTAATTTTTGTTATACAGGAGGATGCTGCTAAAGAAGAACAGTTGGCTATGCAAAAAATTGCAGCAACATTAGCGGATCTGACAACTAAGAGAGTTGCTATAGTAAGTTACCCAACCCATTCTTAATTGGTTCTAAATTAAACCAGTATGTATGTAGTCCACACATGTAACAATTAATTTTTCAGGTTTCAGAAGCCTCAAGAAACATTGAGAACACAAATCTACAAGAGAACAAAGGGTTTCTGCAGGAGTTGTCAAAAATGCAACAAGTTTCTGTAACTGCAAATAAGGAAATTAATGACTTTGCAGAGAAAATGAAAATCCAATTCATTGAAGAAACATTTACATCAGCCGAAACAAAAGCAATGATAGCTGGTTGCATTGAGGAATGGTAAGTCATTTGTTCACCTTTTAATTTACTATATTTTCTTGTCAGGTTAAGTCCTGTTTACTTGAGCTAAAAGAATAATGTTTACTGGGTAAAAGAAAATAGAGTCTACCAAAAAAATCCCAAAAGAGTTCCCAAAATGACACATGGTATGTTTTAATTAGTGGGATTCATATTACTAGTATGAAAATACAATCAATAAGAAAATGACAACTCATTTTTTGGGAAATAACTTGGGAAAACATTTTGGGACCTCTAGAATTACTCATTAATGATT
It contains:
- the LOC141720613 gene encoding kinesin-like protein KIN-5B, whose translation is MSQTPDQRKVGLGGVAPSPLPFLTPRPDRRRLGDPRGIIDWNSNRELNVQVILRCRPLSEDDQRSNVPMVVACNEHRREVSISQNVANRQVDKVFTFDKVFGPKAQQRSIYDQAISPIVNEVLEGFNCTVFAYGQTGTGKTFTMEGGMRNKSGELPAEAGVIPRAVRQIFDTLEGQNADYSMKVTFLELYNEEITDLLAPEDCSRSFGESTKKTVSLMEDGKGCVLLRGLEEEAVYSANEIYNLLERGAVKRRTADTLLNKRSSRSHSVFTITVYVKEATVGGEELIKCGKLNLVDLAGSENISRSGSRESRAREAGEINKSLLTLGRVINALVEHSVHVPYRDSKLTRLLRDSLGGKTKTCIVATISPSAHCLDETLSTLDYAHRAKNIKNKPEANQKVSKVLLLKDLHMEIDRMRQDVRAAREKNGVYIPHERFTQDEAEKKAKSEKIEQLEIDLNISEKQVGKFRELYFNEQKQRLNFENELRDCKINLENSNKVLQEVQENHRKAISMLKEKELIISKLLHSENSLVESAKDLRANLQNASEDISSLYSKIDKKSRLEVENQGLLLAFGSQLDHSLKNLHKTILGSVSQQQQELKCMDEHFDSFLASKSDVAQALESKIAKMSNICTSGVAILKELVETMQMKSNSSLEQMICTISVQAASAEKFLSTAVLEAKDVKSEILNSLSEQRLLLADSAQKEEERLHRALVSARGISGATVDFFSDVSSHASNLAEMLEQSQIYKSNQLAEFVKMFKEDAAKEEQLAMQKIAATLADLTTKRVAIVSEASRNIENTNLQENKGFLQELSKMQQVSVTANKEINDFAEKMKIQFIEETFTSAETKAMIAGCIEECENKTDDSMKQWSNAELAINQLNRTGTAKAESILRENICDQQAAHEFFVSKCVSTSSEYKAKSDEMHSAVNDSLAMDHEAKKQYDSMSSLCLEQLERTREKHSECIFNIRNRVEHCLKKDYLIDQQTTPQKRVITIPSLDSIEEMRTQVSDLVNRPKLCKNDAKINEQQQVLGSSPNRTPFAEVNVVCD